A genomic segment from Anas platyrhynchos isolate ZD024472 breed Pekin duck chromosome 5, IASCAAS_PekinDuck_T2T, whole genome shotgun sequence encodes:
- the LOC101791494 gene encoding olfactory receptor 5AP2 — protein sequence MYCRYTGCILSMVEDNSTFASEFFLLGLTSQEDLQIICFVLFLAIYVVSLVGNLGVITLIRIDSCLHTPMYFFLSHLSLLDACYSSTIIPQALLNFLVKRKAISFTRCAAQLFSFATCATAECYVLAAMAYDRYVAICNPLLYPVVMSRQLCIGMLVGAYLAGVLSSAIHTVSIFHLPFCHSRRINHFFCDGPPLLALSCSDAWLSGMVVSAVVGFNVLSTTVFILVSYWLVLSAVLQIRSVAGRHRAFSTCASHLVSVTLYYGSSLFMYMRPSSTATLDHDKVVSVLYAVVVPMLNPLIYSLRNAEMKKAIRKAQGRLLSLLPIRGLIRAS from the coding sequence ATGTACTGCAGGTACACTGGTTGTATACTCAGTATGGTTGAAGATAATTCTACATTTGCATCTGAGTTCTTTCTCCTGGGCTTAACAAGCCAAGAAGACCTGCAGATTATATGCTTTGTCTTATTCCTTGCCATCTATGTGGTCAGCCTAGTGGGAAATCTGGGGGTGATCACATTAATAAGAATTGATTCTTGCCTGCACAcacccatgtacttcttccttaGTCATTTGTCTCTCCTGGATGCCTGCTACTCTTCCACCATCATCCCTCAGGCCTTGCTGAACTTTTTGGTGAAGAGGAAGGCCATCTCCTTCACGAGGTGTGCTGCTCAACTCTTCTCCTTCGCCACCTGTGCCACTGCTGAGTGCTATGTGCTGGCTGCCATGGCTTATGACCGCTACGTGGCGATTTGCAACCCGCTGCTGTACCCTGTGGTCATGTCCCGGCAGCTCTGCATCGGGATGTTGGTGGGTGCCTACCTGGCTGGAGTGCTCAGCTCGGCCATCCACACGGTTTCCATATTCCATCTCCCGTTCTGCCATTCCAGGAGGATCAACCACTTCTTCTGTGATGGCCCGCCACTGCTAGCCCTCTCCTGCTCCGATGCCTGGCTCAGCGGGATGGTGGTTTCTGCTGTGGTGGGCTTCAATGTGCTAAGCACCACGGTCTTCATCCTGGTCTCCTACTGGCTTGTCCTGTCCGCAGTCCTGCAGATCCGCTCCGTAGCCGGGCGGCACAGAGCCTTCTCCACCTGTGCCTCTCACTTGGTCTCCGTCACTTTGTACTACGGCAGCTCCCTCTTCATGTACATGCGCCCCAGCTCCACAGCCACCTTGGACCATGACAAGGTGGTCTCTGTGCTGTATGCGGTTGTAGTCCCCATGCTGAACCCTCTGATCTACAGCctgagaaatgcagaaatgaagaaagcCATCAGGAAAGCACAAGGTAGATTGCTCTCCTTGCTGCCTATCAGAGGTCTCATCAGGGCCAGCTGA
- the LOC101791312 gene encoding olfactory receptor 5AR1, translated as MAEENHTSVAEFILEGLTDQPEMKAALFVVFLLIYIITLLGNMGIIIIIRGDPRLHTSMYFFLGSLSVVDICFSSVIAPRTLVNFLSERRTISFAGCTGQTFFYIVFVTTECFLLAVMAYDRYVAICNPLLYSSIMTRRLCVQLVVGSYIGGILNAIIQMTFIIRLPFCSSNVINHFFCDVPPLLALSCANTYINEMILFSLAGVIELSTISIILVSYIFIFCAILRIRSAEGRQKAFSTCVSHLTAVTLLYGTTIFMYLRPSSSYSLNTDKMVSVFYTVVIPMLNPLIYSLRNQVVKDALRRRAEKITVGV; from the coding sequence ATGGCAGAGGAGAATCACACCTCGGTGGCCGAGTTCATTCTTGAGGGCCTGACTGACCAACCAGAGATGAAGGCAGCCCTCTTCGTGGTGTTTTTGCTCATATACATCATCACCCTTTTGGGCAACATGGGGATAATCATCATCATCCGAGGTGACCCCCGGCTCCACACatccatgtacttcttccttgGCAGCCTCTCGGTGGTGGACATCTGCTTCTCTTCTGTGATTGCCCCCAGGACTCTGGTGAACTTCCTATCGGAGAGGAGGACCATTTCCTTTGCTGGGTGCACAGGCCAAACCTTCTTTTACATTGTTTTTGTGACCACTGAGTGCTTCCTGCTGGCTGTCATGGCATATGACCGGTACGTGGCCATCTGTAACCCACTGCTCTATTCCTCCATTATGACTCGGAGGCTGTGTGTGCAGCTGGTGGTGGGGTCCTACATTGGGGGCATCCTGAATGCCATCATACAGATGACCTTCATCATCAGGCTGCCCTTCTGCAGCTCCAATGTCATCAATCACTTCTTCTGTGATGTTCCTCCCCTCCTGGCTCTGTCCTGTGCCAACACCTACATCAACGAGATGATCCTCTTCTCCTTAGCTGGTGTCATCGAGCTCAGCACCATCTCCATCATCCTGGTCTCATACATCTTCATCTTCTGTGCCATCCTGAGGATCCGTTCAGCTGAAGGTAGGCAAAAAGCCTTCTCCACCTGTGTGTCCCACCTGACAGCTGTGACCCTGTTGTATGGGACGACAATTTTCATGTACTTGCGCCCCAGCTCTAGTTACTCCCTGAACACAGATAAGATGGTCTCCGTCTTCTACACAGTGGTGATCCCAATGCTGAACCCACTCATCTACAGCCTGAGGAACCAGGTGGTGAAGGATGCACTGaggagaagagcagaaaaaatcACTGTTGGGGTCTGA
- the LOC101791132 gene encoding olfactory receptor 5AP2, with amino-acid sequence MVGNHTLTKFVLLGITDSQFAQVPLFGLFLLIYIFTLVGNIGIMFLVWAVPSLHTPMYFFLTHFSFTDICYSTVISPKMLVDLLSENKTISFAGCVMQFHGFAFFATAECHLLAVMAYDRYIAIHNPLLHMVVISRCICQRLVAASYLVAFLSAIVYTICTFGGSFCGPNQIDHFFCDASPVLKLVCSDTHSSEIVISITVAINAVGTGMVILLSYICILHTVLRTNSAGSRSRAFNTCASHLMAISLFYGTIFFMYLQPASSHGSLDKVVSVFYTLVTPMLNPLIYSLRNKEVKDALVKSRRKVLSHW; translated from the coding sequence ATGGTAGGAAATCACACGCTGACTAAATTTGTCCTCTTGGGAATTACAGACAGCCAGTTTGCTCAGGTGCCTCTCTTTGGGTTGTTTCTGCTGATTTACATTTTCACTTTGGTGGGGAACATTGGGATTATGTTCTTGGTTTGGGCTGTTCCCAGCCTTCACactcccatgtacttcttcctcacCCATTTTTCATTTACTGACATCTGCTATTCCACAGTCATCTCCCCCAAAATGCTAGTAGACCTGTTATCAGAGAACAAAACAATTTCTTTCGCTGGCTGTGTGATGCAGTTCCATGGCTTTGCATTCTTTGCAACTGCCGAGTGTCACCTCCTTgccgtcatggcctacgaccgctacattgccatccaCAACCCGCTGCTCCACATGGTGGTCATCTCCAGGTGCATTTGCCAGCGGTTGGTGGCAGCTTCCTACCTTGTTGCCTTTCTCAGCGCCATTGTGTACACAATATGCACGTTTGGGGGCTCCTTTTGTGGACCCAATCAGATAGACCACTTCTTCTGTGATGCCAGCCCCGTGCTAAAGCTCGTGTGCTCTGACACCCACAGCAGTGAGATAGTCATCTCCATCACTGTTGCCATAAACGCGGTGGGCACAGGCATGGTCATTTTGCTCTCCTACATCTGTATCCTCCACACTGTCCTGAGGACGAACTCAGCAGGAAGCAGGTCCAGAGCCTTCAACACATGTGCCTCCCATTTGATGGCCATTTCCCTGTTTTATGGGACGATTTTCTTCATGTACCTCCAACCAGCATCCAGCCATGGCAGCCTAGACAAGGTGGTCTCTGTGTTCTACACCTTGGTTACGCCCATGCTCAACCCACTCATCTACAGCCTGAGGAACAAGGAGGTGAAAGACGCTCTTGTCAAGAGCAGGAGAAAGGTGTTAAGCCACTGGTAA